tttacttatatttcataaatataaattaatgtatttgtgtTTAGTAATGAAGTGATGAATTTGTTTGACTCAATTTTAATGCAATGATTTAGGATACAtttctttgtttatttttaatatattataatattataaaatgaacaaagatgttatttgttcaaacttcattaattaaattattataatttgtaatgaattcaatttttaatgttttatgacTTTATTGTATCGTGCATATTTTTCAGtgaggggggggggggctgGACTGTTTTCTGCAGGGCCTAGAGCCCCCTTTGCCCCCCTTGGCGCCGTACATGTCGATAaccaataacaattaacaatttgCCGGGACCCGCTAGCAGCGAATGTGAATGTGATGCTTGAGCgatgttaaaacttaaaataagttGCTCGTCATAACTATGATCAGAATACAAATACTTAGAAGGgggaacacaataataaattataatactgccACCGGGCGCCGGGGcaatgatttaaatgtttaatcgcCCGATATGCATGGATACTGGTTCCGAACTTgcgtgtgtttattatttactttgtatGGgccttaacaaaaaatattacattttataatattattcagtcaACTAACtgtctatttttttgtttttgtagatGAAATTTGGATTAAAatagtgtaaaaattaataagcttGTTGTTGACACATTAAaaagacaataaataaaaaccgtcTATACTTTATAAggagttatataattataaataatattagtcacaaaaatctttatatcaagtaattcatatttcattgtattgtacctatctattaatgaaaacaatttcaacCACTTAGTAGAGttcaattatactaaaaaatatttactttaaaaaatataaaacttgtttgttTTCTTcaaatgtttcaatatttatttattatgtgtgtataatcgCCGTGTTTGAGGAATCAAACACAGatggtaaaaactaaaaagtaacaCAAAAAATAGCAGACAGTTAACCAGATGgcaattaatacaatacagcTTTTGAGTGGGTAGTAAGGTACATCAAATTAAATGGATGTTgacaatgtattatgtatattgattgtattttagtattttgtaaCCAGTAATCACCTATATACTCGCGCCGGCGAGAGAACGCTTTTCGTTGGCGCATCCAAATGACGGAGCTCCGCGGTTTCGTACCCACATTTCTCCCACTCTACCACCTAGGCGTTGACGGCGGCCAGCGTTCGGGAAGGTTAAGTGGTGGGAATGCGCGAGATCGGACGAATTTTGGTCGCCGCCCAAAAGCGTTCTCTCGCCGGCGCTAGTATAGGTACTCCCTTAGTCCGTTCCGAATAAGAGCACACCAGGCGACAGACGAAAACCGGTCGAAACTCGCGCATCTATCACCCTCCATTCACCACTACAGTTGGAAACGTCACTGACTGTTTCGGCGGCGGCTGGTCACGTTGGTTATACGGAGCGTATTGTTACGTCGTTTTTAACGTAGTACACGGTTTGTTATATTCTGTGCTTACATCTTATACGTGATTTTGTTGTTGGCGAGCATAaagtttttttgaatatttttctttttcatttgTGCATTTCTGTGTAACATTATGGAGGGAAATACTGTGAAAAATGATTTACCAGTAAAGAAAAATCCAATGGGAAGGGTAAGTACCTATCTAAaatcagttaataatattagttaggtaatatttgtataatatacattattaatcatatttttttcatattttattccagCCTGTTTCATTAAAACAGCGCATTATGATTGTAAATGCATACAAGACAGCATTACAGAAGAATCCGAAGATAACTATCAGAGGGTCTCGAATACTTATTTCACAACAACTTGGCATCGGACAAAGGACAATATCAAAAGtcattaatgaatataattccCATAAAACGGTGACTTCTCCAATCAAAACATGTGAAAGAAAAGGCTATAAGGATTTGTACGATGAATTAGAACTAAATATAGTGCGTCGACATGTACGTTCGTTTTGGTTCAACAAAACTAAACCTACTTTGAACAAAATACTACAACTTATAAACAGCGATGAGAGTATACCAAATATTTCCCGAACAAATTTACAACGACTGttgaaatttatgaatttcgTATACACGAAACGAGGTTGTAAAAGCGCCTTGTTAGAAAAGgacgaaataattttatggcgTAGACGGTATTTGGAAagtatacgtaaatatcgtGAAGAAGGACGACATTTGTATTATCTTGCTGAAACATGGGTCAACGCAGGAAATTGTTTGAGTAAAACGTGGATAGACAACACAATAAAATCGTCTAGAGATGCATTTCTTCAAGGTCTCACGACGGGTACACCAAATCCATCAGATAAAGGCAAGCAGATTATGGTTCTCCACATAGGGTCGGAAGACGGCTTCGTACCAGGGGGCCTATTGTGTTTAGAatcaaaaaaaaccaataaggATTATCGTGAAGAAATGAAAGGCAACACATTTTATGAATGGCTGAAGGGCATAATACCACGACTCAAACAAAATTGTGTTCTCATCATGGACAACGCTCCATGTCACTCCGTGAAGACAGAACAAATTCCAAATACTTCAACAAGAAAGGCAGATATCATTAAATGGTTAGAGGACAAAGGTAAAGTAATTGATCGCCCTATGGTGATAACTGAATTACTTGACATGGTTAAACAAATCAAACCAAgatatgataaatatgtaattgacgAGCTGGCTCAAACACACAACCGGACAATATTAAGACTCCCGCCTTATCATTGCGAGTTAAATCCAATCGAACTGGCGTGGTCTTCAGTAAAAAATTACGTGAAGATGAACAACATCACCTATAAATTACCTGacgtgaaaaaattattattagaaggTATAGAACGAGTTGACGACACTATGTGGAAAAATTTTATTGAGCATACCAAAGCCGAGGAAGAAAATTTCTACAAGATTGATTTCATCGTAGATGAAATGTTGTCTACAGAAGTACAACCTGTAAGAATAAACATTGACGATACGTCTTCAGATTTAGAAGtaactgattaatatttatttttttattttctatattttaattttttaatttttatctattgatattgtgtatgaataaaaaaaattacgtatttaataaatattgttctttgtttgtttaattatatctatcctgtatctattaaaaaatatataataataatatgtatcaaggtacctataaaaaaaatagatatacaaGTAAAGGGAAAAATAGCGTTAGAACCGGTAGCAAATTTATATGTTCAGCATGTGTCTATTGAATTGCTGACTATAGTCAATTCAAAATAAGAATCACAGTCGGCAGCTGACTACTGCGCATAGGCGTGGCAACAACACAGCAGGCATACAAATAGATTAGGACAAACGGGTACCCGCAGGTGTTGTCTGACCGCCGTCCGACGTAAACTGGTCGCCGCCGACTGTGTTTCTTATTTTGAATAGACCATACCTGTAATAAGAAGACGTCATACccgtatgtgttgtctctgtcttatgaACGTAagacatagcaaatttgcgttcaatcaattttatgctgttagctttaatattagagttaatttacctattatcaaacttaaaggttataatattatttagggcATCTTTGAGCtttcattgatattttaatttttaagcgagttACGAGCATTTTTCGAAGGGAAATTGTAGCAATTGGCCTATTAGTGAATGAGGAAGAAATAACCTTGTACTGATTTTTCGaaactttcaaaaaaataacccAATTTCAGCCAAAACtcgaatatatttaatggacAAAGAAACGAAAGaaagaaatgtttttaagCAAGTCTTTTCTGATTCagcacttattttattatgtttattccaTATGCTAAGAACTTTTAATCGGGAAATTACGTGTAATAAATGGAATATCAGACAAAATAAAAGAgatggtattaaaaatagtattcaatatttatgttgaaCAATCTATCAATGAAATTAAAGAAACACTCACCAGAGACAAAATAGGAGTGATGGTAGGAGGAGAATTGATATCATTTCTAAGATTCGCTGATGACATAGCAAGAAACTAAAACGATATTAAAAGAGCGTTAGAAGAGATAGCAAGGTGCTTCCAAAACTATCATCTCAACATCAACTGGAAACCAAGGTAATGATGTGTCAAAAAAAGAATCGTATTCATagattaagaattaaaattgataactaCACTCTCGACCAAGTGGAAAGCTTTAGATACCTAGGTAGTATAATTAGCCAAGATGGAAAATGTACTATGGAAGTAAAATCAAAGATCGCTCAAGCAAAAACAGCATTTATGAACAAAAGAAACCTACTGTGATCTAAAAACATGAGTATACGTATAAGAAAACGGTTGATAAAAGTATATGTGTGGAGTGTCACCCTTTACGGATGCGAATCATGGGTACTAAACAGAGCGGAACAAAAGTTCCTTGAAAGTTTCGAGATGTGGTGCTGGAGAAGAATGTTGCGAGTCAGCTGGACAGAAAGAAGAACTAACGAAAATGTTTTGAACGAAATAAATGAATCCAGGAAGATACTTAGCACCATATAAGAAAGAAGATGGAATATGATTGGTCACGTCTTAAGACCCAAAGAAGAGCTTCTGTAAATCATAATAGAAGGAAAGATAAATGGCAAAAGAGTACGAGGACAACCAAGACGTCATACATAAAAAGGATGATTTCCGATGCGGGTCTAGCAAATTATAAGGAGCTGAAGAAGCTAGTTGAGAATAGAGGTGAGTGGAGAAATTTCGGAAAACTGCAAAACCAACCTTAGggttgatatataaaaaaaaaagtattaaaaaaataattcaagatATACTAGATATTGTATACTGTAAGTCAGAACTGCAGTatgacaatttatattaacattataagacTGTTGACTGTAGCACTAAACCACCAAAAACTgtcattgaatattataataaaaactaacatgGTATACGGGATGAATTATGGGTTATGGACATGACTTAAATAACAGGGAATTCCGTAAACAAAACGAACAATAGATTAGAAAGTTTCAACGGGAAACTGAAATCTGCTATTTCTTGTGTTTCCACTTTGGAACATTTTGTGAAGAAATTATTCGTTGTTCtcaaatgtgttaaattagaACGCGATAAAAATGCTGTGAAGTTAGTTCAGAAACATTCTATTTAAATGCCTATTAAACTACGAGTATTATGCTCTTTTAACACCATacacattcaatttttttttaaaacagtttgaATATGAAGACGAAAATAATGctcttaaaaatacaacaaaaaataccTGCAATTAATACCCACGAGACTTCCGTGTcgtcatattttaaaagttaaaaatcaatcaCTGACACCTTTATATGATGCTGGTTTATGTGATAAAAGATGGACgagagattattattataaaaatcaaagagtttttaaaaatgttgaggttgctacattatatataaaaaaaaaatcccaacTACTCATGAGAAATTCCGCAAAGCGTCATTAATAGGAGCGAAGATTGCTGACCTAATATCACAATCATCAAATGTTAATTTCTGCATAAAGATTGAACGTTTTGAATTTACGTATAACAATTGGTTAAAAGTACATGAAGTATCAATTCAagtgttatatacttatacaattgtatttgatatatatttataaattgtattaataatataaattactgtatAAATACAGATAATGATGACGAGGAATAACTTAACTTATTTAATGCGTTGTGtttaatgacaaataaaaGGTTTCCCAGTATTGTTGCATGTCTTCAGACAATATAGTACCCAATCAATCTTTAAAATCCATAATTGTTGGTTGTTggacaaatatttttccaaaaattaagATCGGCGTAATTAATCTAAATGGATCATAACACTCTATTGATGTCTGTTAGCAATGtgcgttttatatt
This sequence is a window from Rhopalosiphum maidis isolate BTI-1 chromosome 1, ASM367621v3, whole genome shotgun sequence. Protein-coding genes within it:
- the LOC113560942 gene encoding uncharacterized protein LOC113560942, with the translated sequence MEGNTVKNDLPVKKNPMGRPVSLKQRIMIVNAYKTALQKNPKITIRGSRILISQQLGIGQRTISKVINEYNSHKTVTSPIKTCERKGYKDLYDELELNIVRRHVRSFWFNKTKPTLNKILQLINSDESIPNISRTNLQRLLKFMNFVYTKRGCKSALLEKDEIILWRRRYLESIRKYREEGRHLYYLAETWVNAGNCLSKTWIDNTIKSSRDAFLQGLTTGTPNPSDKGKQIMVLHIGSEDGFVPGGLLCLESKKTNKDYREEMKGNTFYEWLKGIIPRLKQNCVLIMDNAPCHSVKTEQIPNTSTRKADIIKWLEDKGKVIDRPMVITELLDMVKQIKPRYDKYVIDELAQTHNRTILRLPPYHCELNPIELAWSSVKNYVKMNNITYKLPDVKKLLLEGIERVDDTMWKNFIEHTKAEEENFYKIDFIVDEMLSTEVQPVRINIDDTSSDLEVTD